One genomic segment of Thermodesulfobacterium sp. TA1 includes these proteins:
- the dsrA gene encoding dissimilatory-type sulfite reductase subunit alpha, with translation MGEVKKHDTPKVDQLKTGPWPSFVDDIYSYAEKHKKQACYDIMGQMELSYTNRETHWKHGGIVGVFGYGGGVIGRYSDQQEKFPAIWAFHTIRVHHTAGKWYHVSALRKLCDLWDHRGSGIVNFHGSTGDIILLGTVTDQLEPIFFDLTHQLNWDLGGSGSNLRSPACCVGKSRCEWALVDVQELDYELTMAFQDELHRPAFPYKFKFKFSGCPLDCVASVARADMSFIGTWRDDIKIDQEAVRAYVRGELKPNAGAFSDRDWGPFDIKKEVIDLCPTKCMYWDENEQKLYINNSECNRCMHCIAVMPEALRPGDDTGIAILIGAKAPILEGAQLSTLIVPFMKVEPPYDELKDFIYKAWDYWMENGKNRERIGELIQRIGLNKFITDVLGLTPIPQHVRVPRDNPYIFWKEEEVEGGWTRDVAEFRKRHPA, from the coding sequence ATGGGCGAGGTAAAAAAGCATGATACACCAAAAGTAGACCAGCTTAAAACTGGTCCTTGGCCAAGTTTTGTGGATGACATTTATTCTTATGCAGAGAAGCACAAGAAACAAGCATGTTATGACATAATGGGTCAGATGGAGCTTTCTTACACCAACAGGGAGACCCATTGGAAACATGGTGGTATTGTGGGTGTGTTTGGTTATGGTGGTGGTGTTATTGGACGTTATTCTGACCAGCAGGAAAAATTTCCTGCAATTTGGGCATTTCATACCATCCGTGTTCATCATACTGCAGGAAAGTGGTATCATGTTTCAGCTTTAAGAAAGCTTTGTGATCTGTGGGATCATCGTGGAAGTGGTATTGTAAATTTTCATGGATCCACAGGAGATATTATTCTTTTAGGTACGGTTACTGACCAGCTTGAACCTATTTTCTTTGATTTGACCCATCAGCTTAATTGGGACCTTGGTGGTTCTGGTTCTAATTTGAGAAGTCCTGCTTGCTGTGTAGGTAAGTCTCGTTGTGAGTGGGCTTTGGTAGATGTTCAAGAATTAGATTATGAATTAACCATGGCTTTTCAGGATGAGTTGCATCGTCCTGCATTTCCATACAAGTTCAAGTTTAAATTTTCAGGTTGTCCTTTAGACTGTGTGGCTTCTGTGGCAAGAGCTGATATGTCTTTTATTGGTACATGGAGAGATGATATTAAAATAGACCAAGAAGCTGTAAGGGCTTATGTAAGGGGCGAGCTTAAGCCTAATGCTGGAGCCTTTTCTGATAGAGATTGGGGTCCTTTTGACATCAAGAAAGAGGTGATAGACCTTTGTCCAACTAAATGTATGTATTGGGATGAAAATGAGCAGAAGCTTTACATCAACAACAGTGAATGTAATAGATGTATGCATTGTATAGCCGTTATGCCAGAGGCTTTAAGGCCAGGAGATGATACTGGTATAGCTATATTGATTGGAGCTAAAGCTCCGATCTTAGAAGGAGCTCAGCTTTCTACCCTTATAGTTCCTTTTATGAAGGTTGAACCACCTTATGATGAGCTTAAAGATTTTATTTATAAGGCATGGGACTACTGGATGGAAAACGGAAAGAACCGTGAACGTATTGGTGAGCTTATTCAAAGGATAGGGTTGAATAAGTTTATTACCGATGTTCTTGGTCTTACTCCTATTCCGCAGCATGTAAGAGTACCTCGTGACAACCCATATATCTTCTGGAAAGAAGAAGAGGTTGAAGGTGGTTGGACTAGAGATGTGGCTGAGTTTAGAAAACGTCACCCCGCTTAA
- the dsrB gene encoding dissimilatory-type sulfite reductase subunit beta, with the protein MENRITDIGPPYFWQFMPPVIKKNFGKWVSHEIIQPGVLKYKSETGDVVYVVRCGTPRLETTDYIREICEIAEKYCDGYVRWTTRNNVEFHVTDEETLKALIEDLKNRKHPNGSYKFPIGGTGAGISNIVHTQGWIHCHTPAIDASGVVKAIMDELFEYFGSHKLPAKTKLALACCLNMCGAVHCSDLALVGIHRKPPLVEDERLEHVCEIPLVIASCPLGAIKPATAEVDGKKKKTVRINVDRCMFCGNCYTMCPALPIADGEGDGITIVVGGKVSNRISPPEFSRVVIPYIPNEPPRWPTTVKWLKKIIEVYSQHANKYERIGNWINRIGWERFFELTGIPFTEKCIDDYRLAYNTYRTSMHFKFTKHVDEVFNAPENYKVELFK; encoded by the coding sequence ATGGAAAACAGAATTACTGATATAGGTCCTCCTTACTTCTGGCAGTTTATGCCTCCTGTTATTAAGAAAAATTTCGGCAAATGGGTTTCTCACGAAATCATTCAACCAGGTGTTTTAAAGTATAAATCTGAAACAGGGGATGTGGTTTATGTTGTTAGGTGTGGAACTCCTCGTTTAGAAACTACAGATTATATCAGAGAAATCTGTGAGATTGCTGAAAAATATTGTGATGGTTATGTCCGTTGGACTACTCGTAATAACGTAGAATTCCATGTAACAGATGAAGAAACTTTAAAGGCACTTATCGAGGATTTAAAAAACAGAAAACATCCTAATGGTTCTTATAAGTTCCCTATTGGTGGAACTGGAGCTGGTATTAGCAACATCGTTCATACTCAAGGTTGGATCCACTGCCATACTCCAGCCATAGATGCTTCTGGTGTAGTTAAGGCAATCATGGATGAACTTTTTGAATACTTTGGATCTCATAAGCTTCCTGCTAAGACCAAATTAGCTCTTGCTTGTTGTCTTAACATGTGTGGTGCTGTACACTGTTCTGACCTTGCTTTAGTTGGTATTCATAGAAAACCACCTTTGGTGGAAGATGAAAGGTTAGAGCACGTTTGTGAAATTCCTTTGGTTATCGCTTCTTGTCCTTTAGGTGCTATAAAACCTGCTACTGCTGAAGTTGACGGAAAGAAGAAGAAGACCGTAAGAATAAACGTGGATCGTTGTATGTTCTGTGGTAACTGCTATACGATGTGCCCAGCTTTACCTATTGCTGACGGCGAAGGAGACGGTATTACCATAGTGGTTGGTGGAAAGGTTTCTAACAGAATTTCTCCGCCTGAATTTTCTAGGGTAGTAATTCCTTATATACCTAATGAACCTCCTCGTTGGCCAACTACTGTTAAATGGCTTAAAAAGATTATTGAGGTTTATTCTCAGCATGCTAATAAGTATGAAAGGATTGGTAATTGGATTAATAGAATTGGTTGGGAAAGGTTCTTTGAATTAACTGGCATTCCATTTACTGAAAAATGTATTGACGATTATAGGCTTGCTTACAACACTTACAGAACATCTATGCACTTTAAGTTTACTAAACACGTAGATGAGGTGTTTAATGCTCCAGAAAACTATAAAGTAGAACTTTTTAAGTAA
- a CDS encoding dissimilatory sulfite reductase D family protein: MDKEELKQKIVQIMEEKVKKGGKTKIYLKDLQREIPDANPREIKNAANELVREGKLEYFSTGSTVMFGLPGVGMGLEAGVEKPEE, from the coding sequence ATGGATAAAGAAGAATTGAAACAAAAAATAGTTCAGATAATGGAAGAAAAAGTAAAAAAAGGTGGAAAGACTAAAATCTATCTTAAAGATCTACAAAGAGAAATACCTGATGCCAACCCTCGTGAAATTAAAAACGCTGCTAATGAGTTGGTAAGAGAAGGAAAATTAGAGTACTTCTCTACCGGTAGTACGGTTATGTTTGGATTACCAGGAGTAGGAATGGGGTTGGAAGCAGGGGTAGAAAAGCCTGAAGAATAA